A stretch of the Lactuca sativa cultivar Salinas chromosome 9, Lsat_Salinas_v11, whole genome shotgun sequence genome encodes the following:
- the LOC111885532 gene encoding galacturonosyltransferase 8 produces MAISGGFRSSRTTLSERNNGFAGPSTRPPVAAAGFTFKLFATGLSVAVFLLLAVSFLFTSSSGVVSSGLDIGFSSNSNGAGSLRRSVLALKSDPLKPRFDQIRKQADDHKSLALAYAAYARKLKLENSKLVRVFADLSRSYTDLISKPAYRALFDSDAESTDEVALRQFEKEVKERIKVTRQVIAEAKESFDNQLKIQKLKDTIFAVNEQLTKAKKQGAFSSLIAAKSIPKSLHCVAMRLMEERIAHPEKYSDEGKPRPAEFDDPKLYHYAIFSDNVVAASVVVNSAVKNTKEPWKHVFHVVTDKMNLGAMQVMFKMKEYNGAHIEIKAVEDYTFLNSSYVPVLKQLESAKLQRFYFENKLENATKDTTNMKFRNPKYLSILNHLRFYLPEMYPTLHRILFLDDDIIVQKDLTGLWKIDMDGKVNGAVETCFGSFHRYSQYMNFSHPLIKEKFNPKACAWAYGMNFFDLDAWRREKCTEEYHYWQNLNENRTLWKLGTLPPGLITFYSTTKPLEKSWHVLGLGYNPSISMEEIENAAVVHFNGNMKPWLDIAMNQFRPLWTKYVDYDMEFVQACNFGH; encoded by the exons ATGGCTATCTCCGGAGGCTTTCGGAGTTCTCGCACTACACTTTCCGAACGGAATAATGGTTTTGCAGGTCCCTCGACTCGACCGCCAGTTGCTGCCGCAGGCTTTACTTTCAAGCTtttcgccaccggtctctcggtTGCCGTATTCTTGTTGTTAGCCGTTTCTTTCCTCTTCACCTCATCATCTGGCGTCGTTTCGTCCGGTCTCGACATT GGCTTTTCTTCTAATTCGAACGGAGCTGGATCACTTAGGAGGTCTGTGCTCGCGTTAAAATCTGATCCGTTAAAACCTAGATTTGATCAGATCAGAAAGCAAGCAGATGATCACAAGTCGCTCGCTCTCGCTTATGCTGCCTATGCTCGGAAGCTCAAGCTCGAGAACTCTAAGCTCGTTAGGGTTTTCGCTGATCTTTCACGCAGCTACACGGATCTCATCTCGAAACCTGCTTACAGAGCTTTGTTCGACTCTGATGCGGAATCAACAGACGAAGTGGCACTCCGGCAGTTCGAGAAGGAGGTGAAAGAGCGGATTAAGGTAACCAGACAAGTGATTGCCGAAGCCAAAGAGTCGTTTGATAACCAGCTTAAGATTCAGAAGCTGAAAGACACAATTTTCGCAGTCAATGAGCAATTAACCAAGGCAAAGAAGCAAGGTGCGTTCTCTAGCTTGATTGCAGCGAAATCAATACCAAAGAGCTTGCATTGCGTTGCGATGAGGTTAATGGAAGAGCGAATTGCACACCCTGAGAAGTACTCAGATGAAGGCAAGCCACGTCCTGCAGAGTTCGACGATCCGAAGCTGTATCACTATGCGATATTTTCTGATAACGTtgttgctgcttctgttgtggtcAATTCTGCTGTTAAAAACACAAAAGAACCATGGAAGCACGTTTTCCATGTTGTGACAGATAAAATGAATCTTGGAGCAATGCAGGTTATGTTCAAGATGAAAGAATACAACGGTGCTCATATTGAAATCAAAGCAGTGGAGGACTACACATTTCTGAACTCTTCATACGTTCCAGTCCTAAAGCAGCTTGAATCTGCAAAACTGCAGAGGTTCTACTTTGAGAATAAGCTTGAGAATGCAACAAAGGACACAACCAATATGAAGTTCAGGAACCCTAAGTATCTATCAATCTTGAATCATTTGAGGTTCTACCTACCTGAGATGTACCCGACATTGCACAGGATTTTGTTCTTGGATGATGATATAATTGTTCAAAAAGATCTGACTGGGCTTTGGAAGAtagacatggatggaaaggtgaaTGGAGCTGTTGAGACTTGTTTTGGGTCTTTTCATAGGTATTCACAATACATGAACTTCTCTCATCCTTTGATCAAGGAGAAGTTTAAtcccaaggcatgtgcttgggcttaTGGGATGAACTTCTTTGATTTGGATGCTTGGAGGAGAGAAAAATGCACTGAAGAGTACCACTATTGGCAAAATCTG AATGAGAATAGGACATTGTGGAAATTGGGAACACTGCCACCAGGTTTAATCACATTTTACTCAACAACTAAACCATTAGAGAAATCATGGCATGTATTAGGGCTTGGGTATAATCCAAGCATAAGCATGGAGGAGATAGAAAATGCTGCAGTTGTGCATTTCAATGGAAATATGAAACCATGGCTTGACATTGCTATGAATCAGTTTCGCCCACTTTGGACAAAATATGTAGACTATGATATGGAATTTGTCCAAGCTTGCAATTTTGGTCATTAA